The proteins below come from a single Gimesia chilikensis genomic window:
- a CDS encoding Gfo/Idh/MocA family protein — translation MSPAGTLPKLKAGMVGFGMIVDETYRPFFETVYKEDLYQRSTGPVEVSLDAVVTRTGSRAEKYLAESGDKVGGFQSFAGDNAIEEMIEAGVNFACVASPDDRHFDACKKLLGAGVHVIVEKPSVLCLQELDELVALAEKNNVTAKVVYHKLFDPDHKRMRSFVYDGVLQHVNNGYCSLLEPKAISGQQFAQWITGRNPGTYVAVHYIKLIDFSFGGKLKTITAAGQRGLVGEKDGPTWDSCQMKMVYEYESGREAAFDIQTSWVTPDNFPGYVEQEVQFRFDNGLWNGHSRKRGVECTVEDKTPNEIKNSLNNHFNAPFVEPWNERSQRGYGIEVIEQFAKEVAQVEFGGPESERAERLAQIRSLDYNDLSADRQTVAAVQALEAILEKRAAGEPDCVVRVNDENGGLVLYRPGSSEFEVLYEGTV, via the coding sequence ATGAGTCCAGCAGGAACACTCCCCAAACTGAAAGCCGGCATGGTTGGCTTCGGTATGATCGTCGATGAAACCTATCGTCCCTTCTTCGAAACGGTTTACAAAGAGGACCTTTACCAGCGGTCAACCGGCCCGGTGGAAGTTTCGCTGGATGCAGTGGTTACCCGCACCGGATCCCGGGCAGAAAAGTATCTGGCTGAGAGTGGCGACAAAGTCGGCGGTTTTCAGAGCTTTGCCGGAGACAACGCCATCGAAGAGATGATCGAAGCAGGTGTGAACTTCGCCTGTGTCGCATCTCCCGATGACCGTCACTTCGATGCCTGTAAGAAGCTGCTGGGTGCAGGCGTGCATGTGATCGTGGAAAAGCCCTCTGTTCTGTGTCTGCAGGAACTGGACGAACTGGTGGCCCTGGCTGAGAAAAACAATGTGACTGCCAAGGTGGTCTATCACAAGCTGTTCGACCCCGATCACAAGCGGATGCGTTCTTTTGTTTATGATGGCGTACTGCAGCATGTGAATAACGGCTACTGCTCGCTGCTGGAACCCAAGGCAATTTCAGGGCAGCAGTTCGCTCAGTGGATTACCGGTCGTAACCCGGGAACTTATGTCGCCGTGCATTACATTAAACTGATCGACTTCTCGTTCGGTGGAAAACTGAAAACCATCACCGCAGCCGGCCAGCGGGGTCTGGTAGGCGAGAAAGATGGTCCGACCTGGGACAGTTGCCAGATGAAAATGGTTTACGAATACGAATCGGGCCGCGAAGCTGCCTTCGATATTCAGACTTCGTGGGTTACCCCGGATAACTTCCCCGGCTATGTCGAACAGGAAGTCCAGTTCCGCTTCGACAATGGTCTGTGGAACGGTCACTCCCGTAAACGCGGTGTGGAATGCACCGTGGAAGACAAAACGCCGAACGAGATCAAGAACTCGTTGAACAACCACTTCAACGCTCCGTTTGTAGAACCCTGGAACGAACGTTCGCAGCGGGGATACGGAATTGAAGTGATCGAACAGTTTGCGAAAGAAGTTGCCCAGGTCGAATTCGGCGGTCCCGAATCGGAACGGGCAGAACGCCTGGCGCAGATTCGATCGCTGGACTACAACGACCTGTCGGCGGATCGTCAGACCGTGGCCGCCGTCCAGGCACTCGAAGCCATTCTGGAAAAACGGGCTGCGGGCGAACCGGATTGCGTCGTGCGTGTAAACGACGAAAACGGTGGTCTGGTGCTCTATCGTCCTGGTTCGAGCGAATTCGAAGTGCTCTACGAAGGAACCGTTTAA
- a CDS encoding aspartate aminotransferase family protein yields the protein MTTAIHFDNENQSNAVRDELFQTEPLALRTFTPSQAVLAKSAGCYHWTPEGRRLYDFTSGVLVANLGHNPRSWMKRFSEYMGWKPEHVTGEGEGEYFDAVTLTAYNAVTPIETEASKRLIANIQSFTGGNRCDKVMWAASGSEAVQKALWACLHRDPARDIILATRYGFHGKKGLAGAVTGSETDADRDPRVKFISFPRTECDDMSKKDDVLDTAAYQKELEDMWTEYGSRINCLITEPYLGGGGSYHPQVAYHKVLQDFCRAHDIMLIFDEVQANFGRTGCMYAFEKYQVEPDFVVLGKGLGNGVPVAAAVGRSDVIASLKYGEASDTWSANPLSSASVLATLDEFESTDVMENTQKLSALYTEGLLSLKETGVIAKVRGEGMVFGIECAELGGKTSQEVAIELVKTCYLGEEGGDGIHLLGALAGNVLRVSPPMTMTEAEAKESIALLKRLCEQLAAQLQEAPASA from the coding sequence ATGACAACTGCCATTCACTTTGATAACGAAAATCAGTCTAACGCGGTGCGGGATGAACTGTTCCAGACCGAACCTCTGGCCCTGCGAACCTTCACCCCCAGCCAGGCAGTACTGGCCAAATCCGCCGGCTGCTACCACTGGACTCCGGAAGGCCGTCGTCTGTACGACTTCACCTCGGGCGTGCTGGTGGCGAACCTGGGTCACAATCCCCGCAGTTGGATGAAGCGGTTCAGCGAATACATGGGCTGGAAGCCGGAACATGTGACCGGCGAAGGGGAAGGCGAATACTTTGATGCCGTCACCCTGACTGCTTACAACGCTGTCACCCCGATTGAAACTGAAGCCAGTAAGCGTCTGATCGCCAACATTCAGTCTTTCACAGGGGGCAACCGCTGCGACAAAGTCATGTGGGCGGCCTCTGGTTCAGAAGCAGTTCAGAAGGCACTCTGGGCCTGTCTGCACCGCGATCCCGCACGGGACATCATCCTCGCAACCCGCTATGGTTTCCATGGTAAAAAGGGTCTGGCGGGTGCCGTCACCGGTTCGGAAACGGATGCCGACCGCGATCCGCGCGTGAAGTTCATCAGCTTCCCGCGAACCGAATGCGACGACATGAGCAAGAAGGACGATGTACTGGATACCGCTGCCTACCAGAAAGAACTGGAAGACATGTGGACCGAGTACGGCTCACGGATTAACTGCCTGATCACCGAGCCTTACCTGGGCGGCGGGGGCAGCTACCATCCACAGGTGGCTTACCACAAAGTGCTGCAGGACTTCTGCCGGGCACACGACATCATGCTGATCTTCGATGAAGTGCAGGCCAACTTCGGCCGCACCGGTTGCATGTACGCTTTCGAAAAATACCAGGTTGAGCCCGATTTCGTTGTACTGGGTAAAGGCCTCGGAAACGGCGTGCCTGTGGCTGCAGCCGTGGGTCGCAGCGATGTCATTGCCAGCCTGAAATACGGCGAAGCCTCTGACACCTGGAGTGCCAACCCGCTCTCTTCCGCATCCGTACTCGCCACCCTGGACGAGTTCGAATCGACGGACGTGATGGAGAACACACAGAAGCTGTCTGCTCTCTACACTGAAGGTCTGCTGAGCCTGAAAGAGACTGGCGTCATCGCCAAGGTCCGCGGCGAAGGCATGGTCTTCGGAATCGAATGTGCCGAACTGGGTGGCAAGACCAGCCAGGAAGTCGCGATCGAACTGGTCAAGACCTGCTACCTGGGTGAAGAAGGTGGCGACGGCATTCACCTGCTGGGTGCCCTGGCCGGTAACGTACTTCGCGTCAGCCCGCCGATGACAATGACCGAAGCGGAAGCAAAAGAATCGATCGCCCTGTTGAAGCGGCTCTGCGAACAGCTGGCTGCTCAACTGCAGGAAGCTCCTGCCTCTGCTTAA
- a CDS encoding tetratricopeptide repeat protein produces MPVTRFTKQTWLAGIACALLICSGCSSMKDQIVKKNDQPPDTLEEKISVAKKKLKHPDKFYVTHGQLQEKMGDLDSARTSYQVALGENPKSIDAVLGLSRLDQVAGRKIEAEKGFQKALEMEPENPQVRASIGQFYAAEQKWDKAIPLLSEAIKAAPADKNIRYQLGIAMASSGDYQSAMPHLIRAVGEAEAHYNIGYILKDRGELQASEQQFLQAVLLKPEFNEAQYWLDEIRREKENRLMLAGVSSSAGAKGAAKQAAYTKAKPPVKTVQNAVSQGMAPAGIPQSPRRISAPADNTQQPPPGMNAEQMEQWRNQRQL; encoded by the coding sequence ATGCCCGTAACACGTTTTACAAAACAGACCTGGCTCGCTGGAATCGCCTGTGCGTTATTGATTTGCAGCGGTTGTTCTTCCATGAAAGATCAGATCGTCAAGAAAAATGATCAGCCGCCGGACACGCTGGAAGAAAAGATCTCCGTCGCGAAAAAGAAACTGAAGCACCCCGACAAGTTTTACGTGACACACGGCCAGCTGCAGGAAAAGATGGGCGATCTTGATTCCGCCCGCACCTCCTATCAGGTGGCCTTGGGAGAAAATCCTAAATCGATCGACGCCGTACTCGGACTCTCACGTCTGGACCAGGTTGCCGGTCGCAAAATCGAGGCAGAGAAGGGGTTCCAGAAAGCACTCGAGATGGAACCCGAGAATCCCCAGGTTCGCGCCAGCATTGGTCAATTCTATGCCGCCGAACAGAAATGGGATAAAGCCATTCCTCTGTTGAGTGAAGCGATCAAAGCCGCTCCCGCGGACAAGAACATCCGCTACCAGCTGGGAATCGCGATGGCTTCTTCGGGAGATTACCAGTCCGCGATGCCACACCTGATCCGCGCCGTCGGCGAAGCGGAAGCCCATTACAACATCGGTTACATCCTGAAAGATCGTGGCGAACTACAGGCCAGCGAGCAGCAGTTTCTGCAGGCCGTCCTGCTGAAGCCCGAGTTCAACGAAGCACAATACTGGCTGGATGAAATCCGCCGCGAAAAAGAGAACCGGCTCATGCTGGCCGGCGTCTCTTCCAGTGCTGGTGCAAAGGGAGCTGCTAAGCAGGCTGCTTACACCAAAGCGAAGCCACCAGTGAAAACAGTGCAGAACGCCGTTTCCCAGGGAATGGCCCCCGCCGGAATTCCTCAGTCGCCTCGGCGCATTTCCGCACCTGCAGACAACACCCAACAGCCGCCTCCCGGCATGAACGCAGAACAGATGGAACAGTGGCGCAACCAGCGTCAGCTTTGA